A single genomic interval of Flavobacterium sp. N2820 harbors:
- a CDS encoding DUF2157 domain-containing protein has protein sequence MEKPHFSELLLQKLHQKDFLNDKDLEEIADYQKKGIFSLRSELLLMIYFSILLFTSGIGVIIYNNIDSIGHLAILSVNFILMLACFYFSFKKAKGYDNDEVVFENPLYDYLVLTGSLLACIFLGYINFQYQIFDDSYAYVSLISALLCFFVAYYFDNRIVLSMAISSLAAFIGISITPKSLFQNEVYSDVYLTYSGLVLGIALLAWMEHTLKTKIKAHFHFVFATFALHLLGVCIIAGLLSEHWFVFIPILLGFGYYFYRFSYRIFATSIFAFMLLYSYFGVNVLGAKLLSFIDFAPFYELLIVVSPFYVIASIYLFIRLVKQFNSEKNASVQ, from the coding sequence ATGGAAAAACCACATTTTTCAGAACTACTGCTTCAAAAACTCCATCAAAAAGATTTTTTGAATGATAAGGATTTGGAGGAAATTGCTGATTATCAAAAGAAAGGTATTTTTTCGTTACGGAGCGAATTACTTTTAATGATTTACTTTTCGATACTCTTATTTACTTCTGGAATTGGCGTCATTATTTATAACAACATTGATTCTATCGGGCATTTAGCCATACTTTCCGTCAATTTTATTTTGATGTTGGCATGCTTTTATTTTAGTTTTAAAAAAGCAAAAGGTTATGACAATGATGAGGTTGTATTCGAAAATCCGCTGTATGACTATTTGGTTTTAACGGGAAGTTTATTGGCTTGTATTTTTTTGGGTTACATCAATTTTCAATACCAAATTTTTGATGATTCGTATGCTTATGTTTCTTTGATTTCGGCTTTGCTTTGCTTTTTTGTAGCCTATTATTTTGATAATCGAATTGTCCTTTCTATGGCAATTTCAAGTTTAGCAGCTTTCATAGGAATCAGCATAACTCCAAAAAGTTTGTTTCAAAATGAAGTCTATTCTGATGTGTATTTAACGTATTCAGGATTGGTGTTAGGAATAGCTTTGCTAGCTTGGATGGAACATACTTTGAAAACTAAAATTAAAGCGCATTTTCATTTTGTTTTTGCAACATTTGCTTTGCATTTGTTAGGAGTTTGTATTATTGCGGGTTTACTTTCGGAACATTGGTTTGTTTTTATTCCAATTTTACTAGGTTTTGGCTATTATTTTTATCGATTTAGCTATCGAATTTTTGCAACTTCTATTTTCGCTTTCATGTTGTTATATAGCTATTTTGGAGTAAATGTATTAGGCGCAAAATTATTGTCTTTTATAGATTTTGCACCTTTTTACGAATTATTGATTGTGGTTTCACCTTTTTATGTTATAGCGAGTATTTACCTTTTTATCAGATTAGTAAAACAATTTAATTCCGAAAAAAATGCAAGCGTACAATAA
- the sufD gene encoding Fe-S cluster assembly protein SufD codes for MELKDKLLASFMAFEEKIDTHSELHELRSHAIKNFENKGFPTKKEEAWKYTSLNAILKNDFSVFPKKENAIEFKDVKKYFLHEIDTYKVVFIDGIFSSFLSSTTHDGLDVCLMSSALTKPKYKMVIDTYFNQIANKEDSLTSLNTAFSLEGAYINIPKSKVVEKPIEIIYFSTGNEAALMVQPRNLVIVGENAHVQIVERHQSLNSNPVLTNSVTEIFAQKRAIVDYYKIQNDVQTANLIDNTYIAQKQESRVAVHTFSFGGNITRNNLNFYHQGERIDSTLKGITIIGDKQHVDHYTLVQHATPNCESHQNYKTILNDSSTGVFNGKIFVEKEAQKTDAFQQNNNILIGDKATINAKPQLEIFADDVKCSHGCTIGQLDESAMFYMQQRGIPKKEAKALLMYAFTSEVTNSVKIPELKAKIARIIADKLGVNMGFDL; via the coding sequence ATGGAATTAAAAGATAAATTATTAGCTTCTTTCATGGCTTTTGAAGAAAAGATTGATACACATTCTGAACTTCACGAGTTAAGAAGTCATGCCATAAAAAATTTCGAAAACAAAGGTTTCCCTACTAAAAAAGAGGAAGCTTGGAAATATACATCCCTAAATGCAATTTTAAAGAATGATTTTTCGGTTTTCCCAAAGAAAGAAAATGCAATTGAATTTAAAGACGTAAAAAAGTATTTCTTACACGAAATTGACACGTATAAAGTAGTTTTCATCGACGGAATCTTTAGTTCGTTTTTGTCTTCAACTACACATGATGGTTTAGATGTTTGCTTGATGTCTTCGGCATTGACAAAGCCTAAATATAAAATGGTAATCGACACCTATTTTAACCAAATTGCCAATAAAGAAGATAGTTTAACGTCTTTGAATACGGCATTTTCTTTAGAAGGCGCTTACATCAACATCCCAAAAAGTAAAGTGGTTGAAAAACCAATTGAAATTATTTATTTCTCAACAGGAAATGAAGCGGCTTTGATGGTACAACCTCGTAATTTGGTCATTGTGGGAGAAAATGCTCATGTGCAAATTGTAGAGCGTCATCAAAGTTTGAATTCAAATCCCGTTTTAACCAATTCGGTTACCGAGATTTTTGCTCAAAAACGCGCGATTGTAGATTATTACAAAATTCAAAACGATGTACAAACCGCGAATTTGATTGACAATACGTACATTGCTCAAAAGCAAGAAAGTAGAGTAGCGGTGCATACGTTTTCGTTTGGTGGAAACATTACCAGAAACAACTTGAATTTCTATCATCAAGGTGAAAGAATCGATTCCACGTTAAAAGGAATTACCATTATTGGCGACAAACAACACGTAGATCATTATACTTTGGTACAACACGCAACACCAAATTGCGAAAGCCACCAAAACTATAAAACAATTTTAAACGATAGTTCAACAGGTGTTTTCAATGGAAAAATTTTCGTAGAAAAAGAAGCGCAAAAAACAGATGCTTTCCAACAAAACAATAACATTTTAATTGGCGATAAAGCCACTATCAACGCAAAACCACAATTGGAAATCTTTGCCGATGATGTAAAATGTTCGCACGGTTGTACCATTGGACAATTAGACGAAAGCGCCATGTTTTATATGCAACAACGCGGAATTCCTAAAAAAGAAGCCAAAGCTTTGTTGATGTACGCTTTCACAAGCGAAGTAACCAACAGTGTAAAAATCCCAGAATTAAAAGCAAAAATTGCTCGTATTATCGCCGATAAATTAGGCGTAAATATGGGATTTGATTTGTAG
- the sufC gene encoding Fe-S cluster assembly ATPase SufC, with the protein MLQIKNLHASVEDKEILKGINLEIKAGEVHAIMGPNGAGKSTLSSIIAGNENYEVSQGEIFLDGEEISELAPEERAHKGVFLSFQYPVEIPGVSVTNFIKTAINESRKANGKEEMPANEMLKLIREKSELLEMDRKFLSRSLNEGFSGGEKKRNEIFQMAMLEPKIAILDETDSGLDIDALRIVANGVNKLKNENNAVLVITHYQRLLDYIVPDFVHVLMDGKIVKTGGADLALELEEKGYDWIKNELN; encoded by the coding sequence ATGTTACAAATAAAAAACTTACACGCTTCGGTAGAAGACAAAGAAATATTAAAAGGAATCAACCTTGAAATTAAAGCAGGAGAAGTTCATGCGATTATGGGGCCAAATGGTGCTGGAAAATCAACTTTATCTTCTATCATTGCTGGAAACGAAAACTATGAAGTTTCTCAAGGAGAAATCTTTTTAGACGGAGAAGAAATTTCAGAATTAGCACCAGAAGAAAGAGCGCATAAAGGTGTTTTCTTATCGTTTCAATATCCAGTTGAAATTCCAGGTGTTTCGGTGACGAATTTCATCAAAACGGCCATCAACGAAAGTAGAAAAGCCAACGGAAAAGAGGAAATGCCAGCAAACGAGATGTTGAAGTTAATTCGTGAAAAATCAGAATTATTGGAAATGGACAGAAAATTCTTGTCGCGTTCGTTAAACGAAGGTTTTTCGGGTGGTGAGAAGAAACGTAACGAGATTTTCCAAATGGCAATGTTAGAGCCAAAAATCGCAATTTTGGACGAAACCGATTCAGGTTTAGACATCGACGCGTTACGAATTGTGGCTAATGGTGTAAATAAATTAAAAAACGAAAACAACGCGGTATTAGTGATTACACACTACCAACGTTTGTTAGATTATATTGTTCCAGATTTTGTTCACGTTTTAATGGACGGAAAAATCGTAAAAACTGGTGGAGCAGATTTAGCTTTAGAGTTAGAAGAAAAAGGATACGACTGGATTAAAAACGAATTAAATTAG